The Caulifigura coniformis genome includes a region encoding these proteins:
- a CDS encoding GNAT family N-acetyltransferase — translation MNDEPVYALEPGLSAVEFVDVLQRSTLAERRPIDDLPRMDQMLRQAQVIVTARIEGRLVGISRALSDFCYATYLADLAVDRECQGRGIGKRLIEETHRAAGKQTMIILIAAPGARTYYPHVGLEPHDSCWIVHRDG, via the coding sequence ATGAACGACGAACCTGTCTACGCCCTCGAACCGGGCCTGTCCGCCGTCGAGTTCGTTGATGTTCTCCAGCGTTCCACTCTCGCAGAGCGCCGGCCGATTGATGATCTCCCGCGCATGGATCAGATGCTGCGTCAGGCCCAGGTCATCGTGACCGCGCGGATTGAAGGTCGGCTCGTCGGCATCTCCCGGGCATTGAGCGACTTCTGCTATGCGACCTACCTGGCCGACCTGGCGGTCGACCGGGAGTGCCAGGGGCGCGGGATCGGAAAGCGGCTGATCGAGGAAACGCATCGGGCTGCGGGCAAGCAGACGATGATCATCCTCATCGCGGCCCCCGGTGCACGGACGTACTACCCGCACGTCGGCCTGGAGCCCCACGACTCGTGCTGGATCGTCCACCGAGACGGCTGA
- a CDS encoding excinuclease ABC subunit UvrA, whose product MSRSFEELTPQNFSFNSPLGWCPACQGLGTEQGTNLAALIPNPERSLLEGAVLAWPDPQTNPLFRTILETLSREFGIPLDVPYRQLDPRHQRVVLYGSGERWLDTQPAPAGGNGEPESDELAAPVKGKKSKAKPASAPGSFKFQYKGLYPAIEEATRVSFEYRAALSDLVGETTCSMCQGTRIRDDAAAVKLRGKTLPQVTQLSLREALAFFEEMSLKAEEKKVAGDLLNEVIHRLKFLVEVGLDYLTLDRPMPSLSGGESQRIRLAGQIGRALTGVLYVLDEPTIGLHPRDNHRLIGALHRLRDLGNTVVLVEHDKEVLEAADHLYDFGPGSGRFGGQVVGQGTPREFESGKVEGSLTGDYLSSKKVIPIPKTRRMERRGEEAPKAGATLETSPAKKPRKKKKA is encoded by the coding sequence ATGTCCAGATCGTTTGAAGAACTCACGCCCCAGAATTTCTCGTTCAACAGTCCGCTTGGCTGGTGTCCTGCGTGTCAGGGTCTGGGGACGGAGCAGGGGACGAATCTCGCGGCCCTGATTCCGAATCCCGAACGTTCGCTGCTTGAAGGGGCGGTCCTCGCCTGGCCGGATCCGCAGACGAACCCGCTGTTCCGCACGATTCTCGAAACGCTGTCGCGCGAGTTCGGAATCCCGCTGGATGTTCCGTATCGCCAGCTCGATCCACGGCATCAGCGGGTCGTTCTGTATGGCAGCGGCGAACGATGGCTCGACACGCAACCTGCACCTGCCGGCGGCAACGGCGAACCGGAGTCGGATGAACTCGCCGCCCCCGTGAAAGGCAAAAAGTCGAAGGCCAAACCGGCTTCGGCCCCGGGTAGCTTCAAGTTCCAGTACAAGGGGCTGTACCCGGCTATTGAAGAAGCGACCCGCGTGTCGTTCGAGTATCGCGCGGCGCTGAGCGACCTCGTTGGCGAAACGACGTGCTCCATGTGCCAGGGGACGCGCATTCGCGATGACGCCGCGGCCGTGAAGCTGCGCGGGAAGACGCTGCCGCAGGTGACGCAGCTTTCCCTTCGCGAGGCGCTTGCGTTCTTTGAAGAGATGTCGCTGAAGGCTGAAGAGAAGAAGGTTGCCGGCGATCTCCTGAACGAAGTGATCCACCGGCTGAAGTTCCTGGTGGAGGTGGGGCTGGATTACCTGACGCTCGACCGGCCGATGCCGTCGCTGTCGGGGGGAGAGTCACAGCGGATCCGTCTGGCGGGGCAGATTGGACGGGCGCTGACGGGCGTGCTGTACGTGCTCGATGAGCCGACGATCGGGCTGCACCCGCGGGACAACCACCGGCTGATCGGCGCGCTGCATCGCCTGCGGGACCTGGGGAATACGGTCGTACTCGTCGAGCACGACAAGGAGGTTCTCGAAGCGGCCGACCACCTGTACGACTTCGGTCCTGGAAGCGGCCGGTTCGGGGGGCAGGTGGTGGGGCAAGGGACGCCGCGGGAGTTCGAGTCGGGAAAGGTCGAAGGATCTCTGACGGGCGACTACCTGTCGTCGAAGAAGGTGATTCCGATTCCAAAGACGCGCCGGATGGAACGTCGGGGTGAGGAAGCTCCGAAGGCCGGTGCGACGCTGGAGACTTCGCCTGCGAAGAAGCCTCGGAAGAAGAAGAAGGCCTAG
- the glgC gene encoding glucose-1-phosphate adenylyltransferase translates to MRTVLGLILAGGKGSRLEPLTVDRAKPAVPFGGIYRIIDFTLSNCINSGLRKILVLTQYKAASLDRHINRAWRFLCRELGEFIDILPPQQRLGELWYRGTADAVYQNIYTIEQSMPEDILILSGDHVYKMDYSLLLEEHRRTNADCTLACIPVPLAEGRHFGVMGIDNEEWVQRFDEKPENPFCIPGDPDRCLASMGVYVFKARTLFEELCRAATVQSSNHDFGKDLIPDMIRTHKVRAYQFRDAKTGDTAYWRDVGTLDAFYEANMDLVSVNPQLNLYDNDWPIRGWHPPLPPPKFVFAQEHAERPRIGTALDSMVCPGSVISGGRVQGSIVSCNVRVNSWSTVEDSILFEGVQIGRHARIRKAIIDKGVIIPEGMQVGYNREEDLAHGFVVADSGVTVIGMEAELG, encoded by the coding sequence ATGCGCACTGTTCTCGGATTGATCCTTGCCGGCGGTAAAGGTTCTCGTCTGGAGCCCCTCACGGTTGATCGGGCGAAACCTGCCGTCCCGTTCGGCGGCATCTACCGCATCATCGACTTCACGCTCTCGAACTGCATTAACAGCGGGCTGCGGAAGATTCTCGTCCTGACGCAGTACAAGGCGGCCAGCCTCGACCGTCACATCAATCGCGCCTGGCGTTTTCTCTGCCGCGAGCTGGGAGAGTTCATCGATATCCTTCCGCCGCAGCAGCGTCTGGGGGAATTGTGGTACCGCGGGACGGCCGACGCCGTGTACCAGAACATCTACACGATCGAGCAGTCGATGCCGGAGGACATCCTGATCCTCTCCGGCGACCACGTCTACAAGATGGATTACTCGCTCCTTCTCGAAGAGCACCGACGCACCAACGCGGACTGCACGCTCGCCTGCATTCCCGTGCCGCTGGCCGAAGGCCGGCATTTCGGAGTGATGGGGATCGACAACGAAGAGTGGGTGCAGCGGTTCGATGAGAAGCCGGAGAATCCCTTCTGCATTCCGGGTGATCCGGATCGATGCCTGGCGTCGATGGGGGTGTATGTCTTCAAGGCGCGGACGCTTTTCGAAGAACTCTGCCGCGCGGCGACGGTGCAGTCGAGCAATCACGACTTCGGCAAAGACCTGATCCCGGACATGATTCGCACTCACAAGGTGCGGGCTTACCAGTTCCGCGACGCGAAGACGGGCGACACGGCTTACTGGCGGGACGTCGGAACTCTCGATGCCTTCTACGAGGCCAACATGGACCTCGTTTCCGTGAATCCGCAACTGAATCTTTACGACAACGACTGGCCGATCCGGGGCTGGCATCCGCCGCTGCCGCCTCCGAAGTTCGTGTTCGCGCAGGAGCACGCGGAACGTCCGCGAATCGGCACGGCTCTGGACAGCATGGTCTGCCCGGGCAGCGTGATCTCCGGCGGGCGTGTCCAGGGCTCGATTGTCTCGTGCAACGTCCGCGTCAACAGCTGGTCGACAGTCGAAGACTCGATCCTCTTCGAAGGGGTGCAGATCGGGCGGCATGCCAGGATTCGCAAGGCAATCATCGACAAAGGAGTCATCATCCCGGAAGGGATGCAGGTGGGTTACAACCGCGAAGAAGACCTCGCGCATGGCTTCGTCGTCGCTGACAGCGGCGTCACCGTCATCGGCATGGAAGCGGAACTGGGGTAG
- a CDS encoding aldo/keto reductase: MSLPPLLSAAGRIEVPAVGLGLWKLPLAHAADRVEHAIDVGYRHLDSACDYGNETAVGEGIRRSIAAGKVKRDDLWITSKLWNTYHAREHVRPACERTLRDLGVDYLDLYLIHFPIALRYVPFEERYPPEWLFDPQAEKPRMEFARVSISETWHAMEDLVRAGLVRNIGICNFNTSLLRDLLNVATIRPAMLQVEMHPSLTQEKLLRFCREEGIGVTAFSPFGPASYVSIGMAKPEDSLFTRPAVQAAAKRTGRSPAQVLLRWGVQRGTAVVPMTSRPERLLENLSVGDFELTAEEMSAIGALNENRRFNDPGEFAEAAFNTFCPIYD, encoded by the coding sequence ATGTCGCTCCCGCCGTTGCTGTCAGCCGCCGGAAGAATCGAAGTCCCTGCCGTCGGGCTCGGACTCTGGAAACTTCCGCTCGCCCACGCCGCCGATCGTGTCGAACACGCCATCGACGTCGGCTACCGACACCTCGACTCGGCCTGCGACTACGGGAACGAAACCGCAGTGGGAGAGGGAATCCGCCGGTCGATCGCCGCCGGAAAGGTGAAACGCGACGACCTGTGGATCACCTCCAAGCTCTGGAACACCTACCACGCGCGGGAGCACGTCCGCCCCGCCTGCGAACGCACGCTGCGCGACCTCGGAGTCGATTATCTCGATCTCTACCTCATCCACTTCCCGATTGCACTCAGGTATGTGCCGTTCGAAGAGCGCTATCCTCCGGAATGGCTGTTCGATCCGCAGGCGGAGAAACCCCGGATGGAGTTTGCCCGCGTGTCGATCTCGGAAACGTGGCACGCGATGGAAGACCTCGTGCGCGCGGGACTGGTGCGGAACATCGGCATCTGCAACTTCAACACTTCGCTGCTCCGCGACCTGCTGAATGTCGCCACCATCCGCCCCGCGATGCTGCAGGTGGAAATGCACCCCTCCCTGACGCAGGAGAAACTGCTGCGGTTCTGCCGCGAAGAAGGCATCGGCGTGACGGCGTTCTCGCCATTCGGGCCCGCATCCTACGTGTCAATCGGAATGGCGAAGCCCGAAGACTCGCTCTTCACGCGCCCCGCGGTTCAGGCCGCCGCGAAACGAACCGGCCGAAGCCCGGCCCAGGTCCTGCTGCGCTGGGGAGTCCAGCGCGGCACGGCCGTCGTGCCGATGACCTCCCGCCCCGAGCGGCTCTTGGAGAACCTGTCGGTGGGCGACTTCGAGCTCACGGCGGAGGAGATGTCCGCGATCGGTGCATTGAACGAGAATCGGCGGTTCAACGATCCCGGAGAGTTCGCCGAAGCGGCCTTCAACACGTTCTGCCCGATCTACGACTGA
- a CDS encoding Gfo/Idh/MocA family protein, giving the protein MNAQRGMSRRDALKTGAAIAAGAAMHRPSFAANDRLDVAFIGVGGRGGANLRSVTKQTLVGVNVVALCDVNNSSLGAAAQQHPGAKTFSDFRRLYDDLKNIDAVVVSTTEHTHAFATLPALQLKKPVYCEKPLTHNIGEARRIMQAAKEAGVPTQMGTQIHASSNYRRIVELVQAGAIGPVREAHVWVGRAWGLQSEEDAKVNKDIVYVTEPPTAQVTPPPEIDWDLWIGPAPMRPYSDVYLPGPKWYRWWDFGSGTMSDLGSHFNDLPFWALNLEAPTTIEAFGPPPHVDLAPASMSVRYEFPARGDMPACTMHWYQGTHKPQILLDGGIPSKGSGMLFIGDNGMLLCDYGTHTLLPTEKFKDFQPPKPTIPDSPGQHEEWVLACKNGTPTSSPFSYAGLLTITNHLGNVAYRAGKKLEWDHVNGRVRNAPEAEQFVSRKPREGWSL; this is encoded by the coding sequence ATGAACGCTCAACGGGGAATGTCGCGGCGGGATGCTCTCAAGACCGGAGCCGCGATCGCGGCCGGCGCCGCAATGCACCGTCCCTCGTTTGCAGCCAACGACCGGCTTGATGTGGCGTTCATCGGTGTGGGAGGACGCGGCGGAGCGAATCTGCGATCGGTGACGAAACAGACGCTCGTCGGCGTCAACGTCGTCGCCCTTTGCGACGTCAACAACTCCTCCCTCGGAGCCGCCGCGCAGCAGCACCCCGGCGCGAAAACCTTCTCCGACTTCCGCCGTCTCTACGACGACCTCAAGAACATCGACGCGGTCGTCGTCAGCACCACCGAACACACGCACGCCTTCGCCACCCTGCCAGCCCTGCAGCTCAAAAAGCCGGTCTATTGCGAAAAACCGCTGACCCACAACATCGGCGAAGCGCGACGGATCATGCAGGCCGCGAAAGAGGCGGGTGTCCCGACTCAGATGGGGACGCAGATTCACGCCTCCTCCAACTATCGGCGGATCGTGGAACTCGTCCAGGCCGGCGCCATCGGCCCAGTGCGCGAGGCGCATGTCTGGGTCGGCCGGGCGTGGGGCCTGCAGTCGGAAGAAGACGCGAAAGTGAATAAGGACATCGTCTACGTCACCGAACCCCCGACCGCCCAGGTCACTCCGCCGCCCGAGATCGACTGGGATCTCTGGATCGGCCCCGCGCCGATGCGTCCCTACTCCGATGTCTACCTGCCAGGCCCGAAATGGTATCGCTGGTGGGATTTCGGCAGCGGCACCATGTCCGACCTCGGAAGCCACTTCAATGACCTCCCGTTCTGGGCTTTGAACCTGGAAGCCCCCACGACGATCGAGGCCTTCGGCCCGCCGCCGCACGTCGATCTCGCGCCGGCCTCCATGTCCGTGCGCTACGAGTTCCCCGCCCGCGGCGACATGCCCGCCTGCACCATGCACTGGTACCAGGGAACGCACAAACCGCAGATCCTTCTGGACGGCGGCATCCCCTCCAAGGGCTCAGGGATGCTCTTCATCGGCGACAACGGAATGCTCCTCTGCGACTACGGCACACACACCCTCCTCCCCACCGAAAAGTTCAAGGACTTTCAGCCGCCGAAGCCGACGATCCCCGATTCACCCGGCCAGCACGAGGAATGGGTGCTCGCCTGCAAGAACGGCACGCCCACCAGCAGCCCGTTCAGCTACGCCGGACTGCTCACCATCACCAACCACCTCGGCAACGTGGCCTACCGCGCCGGCAAAAAGCTGGAATGGGACCACGTGAACGGACGGGTGCGCAACGCCCCCGAAGCGGAACAATTCGTGAGCCGCAAACCGCGCGAAGGCTGGTCGCTGTAG